tacttgtggttgggCTGGATATCAGGACTACACTTGAGTGCACATCCAGAGCACTTAGGTttttagctccttgcctggcccaagaatttcctggccagtcatctgcacagatgagagaataggttgtcatgaaAGAGTGGACCACCAAgcaactaggtgattgactggacctaggcaattaagtatttgactgttagttatggcagccctgcaggtgggaattgctgAAGGTTGTAGAAATTCCGcagtggcaaatcctgctgtgtctagtccaatttgtatgctgaaatgtgttgataaataTCTTGGGTGGAGTGTCctgaagtgtccttgctgcaaaagtgatcaaactgtgcatagctaagacatttgtaaacaatccatacaaagtgttcctgcagtaattgtcacatacgcTGAAGTTAaagtgtatcaatagcaatgaattatgcatgtgctgggtggtcacgtggctTCCCAGCCAAATGGATTAGAgctgagccaaacaggggttcaggagtctcagctaatcccgctgacagcactgcaaggacacttggTCACTGCACAACGACTGACCATCCTGGTTTTGAGATTTCATTCTGAGTGTCtctgtaacaagcagggctgactcctctggagcccatgaacggaggaccctgctcctcctggcagaCTCCGAAAGCACAGACcagagcagaagtagaggaggtgaaggaaggtcctcctggcaaggagaaaggaaacGTGGAgagttgctgtgagaaatgctgtgggttttgttcaaagttagtcctaacttgtcaatatcttctcctccctggacattctcccacagcccagaggcagcaaatgtccaacagcagctccctcaacgagttcctcctcttggggtttgcggacacacgggagctgcagctgttgcacttcctgttgttcctgggcatctacctggctgccctcctgggcaacggcctcatcatcacagctgtaagctgcgaccaccacctccatacccccatgtacttcttcctccttaATCTCTCCCTCCTCGATCTTGGCACAATCTCctccactgtccccaaatccatggccaattcgctgtggaacaccagggccatttcctactcgggatgtgctgcccaagtctttttctttgtcttcttaatttcagcagaatatttccttcttaccatcatggcgtacgaccgctttgttgctatctgcagacccctgcactacggcaccatcatgggcagcagagcttgtgtcaaaatggcagcagctgcctgggccagtggttttctgtattctgtgctgcacactgctaacacattttcaataccactctgccaaggcaatgccctgggccagttcttctgtgaaattcctcagatcctcaagctctcctgctcagactcctacctcagggaaactggggttcttgtggttagtaTGTGTTTAGTCTTTGgctgtttcgttttcattgtgctgtcctacgtgcagatctttgCATCTGtcctgaggatcccctctgagcaaggacgacacaaagccttttccatgtgcctcccgcacctggccgtggtctccctgtttgtcagcactgtcctctttgcctacctgaagcccccctccatctcctccccatctctggatctggtggtgactgttctgtactcggtgatgcctccagcagtgaaccccctcatctacagcatgaggaacaaggagctcaaggaggcactgaagaaactgattcaactggtaccagttcagcagcaataagctgcccatccctctttgtaagtgacttgaatttatctcagacaactcctgtgctttgggtattctccctgtgataatcatgcttgtacagaagtatttgaattcatcccacttctccagaggcacaagcCCTGTTTGTCTGCCTGAGctgccttctgtaaatgtgtctgtcactgtgtcagagttggcctctctctaataaaaggggatttcctcagtgcagtgcttgaaagttgatttcttcttccaaagctggagcaaagaatgcgctcaaggactttcaccatgaaagggcctgttgcatTTTtagggctctccatgggctcaaggtgatgagctcatggggtgctgtgttagggaatgagggctggattcagctctcacttgtggatgcccagtgctcctggaggtgctaaatggtcaagcggtgtctgcctgggactgtctgccctatgacagggctggtgacagatgcccacagtggggaccctgcaggcagagggaagtgAGCCTGGAGAGGGGTTCGTGTCACCCTCATTGAAAAACCCTGGGCTGCatctagggacacacctgaacacagcctgagccatgtgaaatgccctgtgattgctcagagcatcatctacagccacagaccccttggtagggggtggtcaggtgcaatgatgcccgtccagctgggtctgcttctcaccccaaccaccacggccagtgcagagtcaccccgtggccctggggcaccacagcccgctcgctctgcagagcagcaccgccagctcggggccctgcggggagcacaggggaggctccaggagtggccaggcaggccagcactgatgccctccctggggtgaggacacacaccggtgggtttgtggggcagagccaggtctcgtggaggggaagcaagacatgccgggcacaggagagtggaggccatttgcagccctggctgcacagctcaGGTTTATGGGTGAGTTTTGCTgtgccagctcgttcctgctgggctcagcgcCTGTAacgaggggaagagccaggcctaggcagcctctctgctggcccagactccagcaggccctgggcacggctgtgtgctaacccctgcgtggggcatggccagggctgggcaaggtgcagaaactgtggaggctgccaaagcaggagggctgtgggggacggggcaccgaaggctgtcgcagggactgtgccagggggacgttggcctggcccaccagctcttgttcttgctccagctgtgctggagccaaggccaaggaccaagaggtccctcaggcaaagctgtgctccttggggagctgccctgagcaccacaacaggcagagcacactCCTTGtctgtccctgtcctgctgggagggtggcacgggcaccagggaaatggcctgtttctgcctgggctcagtgcgggagtttggcctgtgaagtgaatgcgacagccactgctgctgaaacaccagccatggctcctctctgcagcccccactggTCCCTGCCCACCTGCCCCTGACAACCTGCCACCACGcccgtgctgcctcctcctctgtccctcttctccacaccgcagggaccagtgatgcagcaggagctggcacagccccacagccgctgcctggcccctggccctcccctcctgcctgccaaacattacatccatcttcaagaaggacaggaaagaggatctggggagtgatgggctggtcagtgtcacctcaggccctgggaagcaaatcttccaggagctagttccagccacatgaaggggtcaggaacagccagcacgaagtcactgggggcaaattgtgcctgaccaatctggctgccttctgtgacagaatgactggctgtgtggagaaggggagtgcagtgcatgcactccttgagtGTAGGAacgcctttgacatggtcttccataacttctttgtagccaaactggggagaggtgggatggaggaataagcaatggagggtgtgggaaatgagctggaggccgcctggctcaaagggtggagaacagtggtacaaagccaaggagtcttgaaagactggggatttggctgacagaaacttcatggcatTGTACAAGGACCAATGGCAGGTTGCTGTATCAGGGCGGGGCAGAACAgtctgtgcatcaggacaggctgggacttgaccggtagaggagtgaccctgaggagaaggacctggacgtTGCAAGGGATgtcacatgagccagtgctgcgtgctcaccataagtcaggccagctgcatacggggctgcattagggagggagcggccacccagacaaggtgaattattatccccctcgtctcagcactggtgtggccacatctagaacagggtgtcccagtgtgggctgccctgtgctggaggaatggggaggaactggagagggtgcagaggaggtctgccaagatgaggttaggggtctaaaggacagggcctttatggagaggctgcaggaccagggctgctttagcctggggaaggggaggctgagggcagtagagtcaCTGCTTGTCACTGTTTGAAGaattgtttcagagatgatggagcttttcttggtagtgggaaacagcatgagaaggggaaacagccacaaactgcagcttgtggggttcagctgtgacagtaggaaatgtcactcgtagggcagtgctgtggtgccagaggtcacccagggggagcctgtgatcatccgctggctttgtgtttcaaggaaaagcaagtgaggacagagagacatcaggagaggtggAGACATCTTGGGGTGAAAGGAAGGTGGTGAAGCAGGTTGGGTATCTCCCGTCTCcggggaaacaggcacaggcatgggacagcgtaggacaggctgtggtggagacagcccagggcactgccagggctcaaagctcccaacagaactgaggtcattgtcctcttgtctatggctggcgtctctgccagcaaggcctctgagaagatgccctttccttaaaggagtgtatttacaagagcaaggtttcagtgagcacctgtaaaacaaagatgtctgctttttaagctttctttattcttcatattGCAGAGTAAGTGATGTCCACCctctccaactgatattgatccagagtgtctcctaatgaggtctggacatggaggaaaagcagtagttttgaCAGGggacctgcatggacaaccttcctcccagctccccaaccctgccatttccctcttcagccactggggacttgcatcactcttgctaaaatctaacgcttttccactcaaggctctagctgaatgttacagctcctctgcaccaattcccacctgcttgccttagagaaccagctgcagacacaggaggatttctcttaactgcaaacaaagaaaaataaaatatgatcaagtttACTAAAAGTAAAATACACCCCTACActatatgttaagt
Above is a window of Dromaius novaehollandiae isolate bDroNov1 chromosome 30, bDroNov1.hap1, whole genome shotgun sequence DNA encoding:
- the LOC135324004 gene encoding olfactory receptor 14A16-like, which translates into the protein LNEFLLLGFADTRELQLLHFLLFLGIYLAALLGNGLIITAVSCDHHLHTPMYFFLLNLSLLDLGTISSTVPKSMANSLWNTRAISYSGCAAQVFFFVFLISAEYFLLTIMAYDRFVAICRPLHYGTIMGSRACVKMAAAAWASGFLYSVLHTANTFSIPLCQGNALGQFFCEIPQILKLSCSDSYLRETGVLVVSMCLVFGCFVFIVLSYVQIFASVLRIPSEQGRHKAFSMCLPHLAVVSLFVSTVLFAYLKPPSISSPSLDLVVTVLYSVMPPAVNPLIYSMRNKELKEALKK